Proteins from a genomic interval of Dermacentor variabilis isolate Ectoservices chromosome 8, ASM5094787v1, whole genome shotgun sequence:
- the LOC142590410 gene encoding histone H5-like, producing MSEAEAKPAAATPKAKGRKSAAGGAKKAKKPVSHPKYTEMVKKSIEALKERGGSSRQAIHKYIMSHFDVGKDTKVVNTHLKLALKRAVQSGLLKRSKGTGASGSFRLAEKATAGPKKATGAKRGPKKAAGGAAKPKKVAKPKAAKSPAKKAAKPKAAKPKKAAAAKPKVAKKPKSPKKAKSPKKPKVAKKAAPKKAAAKK from the coding sequence ATGTCTGAAGCCGAAGCAAAGCCCGCAGCTGCGACACCCAAGGCCAAGGGCCGCAAGTCCGCTGCCGGAGGTGCCAAGAAGGCGAAGAAGCCAGTCAGCCACCCCAAGTACACCGAGATGGTGAAGAAGTCCATCGAGGCCCTGAAGGAGCGCGGCGGCTCTTCTCGCCAGGCCATTCACAAGTACATCATGAGCCACTTCGACGTCGGCAAGGATACCAAGGTAGTGAACACCCACCTCAAGCTTGCTCTTAAGCGCGCTGTCCAGTCCGGCCTGCTCAAGCGATCCAAGGGCACCGGAGCGTCTGGTTCCTTCCGCCTGGCCGAGAAGGCGACGGCAGGCCCCAAGAAAGCTACTGGAGCCAAGCGTGGACCCAAGAAGGCTGCCGGAGGAGCGGCGAAGCCCAAGAAAGTGGCGAAGCCCAAGGCTGCGAAGTCTCCCGCCAAGAAGGCCGCCAAGCCGAAGGCGGCGAAGCCCAAGAAGGCTGCCGCGGCCAAGCCTAAGGTTGCGAAAAAGCCCAAGAGCCCCAAGAAGGCGAAGTCTCCGAAGAAGCCGAAGGTTGCGAAGAAGGCAGCACCCAAGAAGGCGGCGGCGAAAAAGTAA